One window of Nostoc sp. C052 genomic DNA carries:
- a CDS encoding caspase family protein has protein sequence MTNQTFTNGYALLIGVGADLPVTVKDATALRDILIDPSRAAYPSEQVTLLTETSAIRQNILAAFDQIIAQVNQNPDATVIIYYSGHGGRIQRTNEYFLVPFGYDPSQRADTAISGVEFTQKIEAITARKLVVLLDCCHASGVPALKEPGETFVKSPLPPELLNVLGTGSGRVVVASSRQDEYSYTGQPYSAFTDCLVEALQGKAAVNKDGYARILDILVYLFDQVPKRASGPQHPFVNKVLDLGDNFPLCYYAGGSKFLSGEAATIETSPPATSLTAGQRRRSQQKLDALQAEFDIRSEKFKQMKKAVAIEAGTAVKFQLEQQLLDEEAKLAYLNDELDKLESALQS, from the coding sequence TGGCGTAGGTGCTGATTTACCAGTCACAGTTAAAGATGCAACCGCTTTACGAGATATACTGATTGACCCAAGTCGCGCCGCCTATCCATCAGAACAAGTCACACTGCTAACCGAAACCTCTGCAATTCGGCAAAACATCCTTGCAGCTTTTGACCAAATCATCGCTCAGGTTAATCAAAATCCTGATGCAACTGTCATCATTTACTACTCTGGTCACGGTGGACGCATCCAACGCACCAATGAATACTTCCTTGTACCGTTCGGCTATGACCCTAGTCAACGCGCAGACACAGCTATCTCAGGTGTAGAATTTACCCAAAAGATTGAGGCGATTACAGCACGTAAACTCGTAGTTTTATTAGATTGCTGTCATGCAAGTGGCGTTCCAGCTTTGAAGGAACCAGGAGAAACCTTTGTAAAATCGCCCTTACCACCGGAACTGTTAAATGTGCTGGGAACAGGAAGCGGTCGAGTTGTGGTTGCTTCCTCACGACAAGACGAATATTCTTACACGGGTCAACCCTACAGTGCTTTTACAGATTGCTTGGTGGAAGCTTTGCAAGGTAAAGCAGCCGTGAATAAGGATGGATATGCACGTATTCTTGATATTTTAGTTTACTTATTTGACCAAGTGCCAAAAAGAGCATCAGGGCCGCAGCACCCGTTTGTAAATAAAGTGTTGGATTTGGGCGATAATTTTCCCCTTTGTTATTACGCTGGTGGAAGTAAATTTTTATCTGGTGAAGCAGCAACTATTGAAACTAGTCCGCCTGCTACTAGTTTAACTGCTGGACAACGACGGCGATCGCAACAAAAACTAGACGCACTTCAGGCAGAATTTGACATCCGCAGCGAGAAGTTTAAGCAGATGAAGAAAGCTGTAGCTATTGAGGCTGGTACGGCAGTTAAGTTTCAATTAGAACAGCAACTTCTTGATGAAGAGGCAAAACTGGCATATCTTAACGATGAACTAGATAAACTTGAGTCTGCATTACAATCATGA
- a CDS encoding aromatic ring-hydroxylating dioxygenase subunit alpha: MNLNSQTSSSIRKAKIFNNPERFIEGWYWVIPSQNLRVGEVKPVTILGKELVIYRGKDKRVVTFDAYCPHMGAHLAEGKIEGNALRCFFHHWKFDAEGMCINIPCLDTPPSLQLQTWPTAEKYGMIWVWTGEIPQQPLPFVPELEQKECDVAIHSHFVMNCHPNVVMINAIDAQHLNTVHKLPVEIIFERQELNENAIIFSNTTPIKDNSFFIKLIRLFYKNVITYSICYWYGSIGIVTLGPDFFHIHMMVAVRLHQGGKTEGQVVLMTKKRKGIFGFSCNRIMLWLTKIVAKYFLMGDIKILQTIQFDLKTPIKADHSIMQFINHVEKQQSLMWGTWKEARSHDVESKLKRERWQDKMSND, from the coding sequence ATGAATCTCAACTCGCAGACTTCTAGCTCAATCCGTAAAGCTAAAATTTTCAATAATCCAGAACGTTTTATTGAGGGATGGTATTGGGTAATACCCTCTCAAAATCTGCGGGTGGGTGAAGTAAAACCTGTCACGATTTTGGGTAAAGAATTAGTAATTTACCGTGGTAAAGACAAAAGGGTAGTTACCTTTGATGCCTACTGTCCACACATGGGCGCTCACCTTGCTGAGGGTAAAATTGAAGGTAATGCACTACGTTGTTTTTTCCACCACTGGAAGTTTGATGCTGAGGGAATGTGTATTAATATCCCATGTTTAGATACACCACCTTCTCTACAATTACAAACTTGGCCTACTGCTGAGAAGTACGGGATGATTTGGGTTTGGACTGGAGAAATACCACAACAACCCTTACCTTTTGTTCCAGAGTTGGAACAAAAAGAGTGTGATGTCGCCATTCATTCTCATTTTGTGATGAACTGTCATCCCAACGTGGTGATGATTAATGCCATTGATGCTCAACATCTCAATACAGTTCACAAACTGCCAGTAGAGATTATTTTTGAAAGACAGGAACTTAACGAAAATGCTATTATCTTCAGTAATACTACACCCATCAAAGACAATTCCTTTTTCATTAAGCTCATCCGTCTTTTCTACAAAAATGTCATAACTTACAGTATTTGCTATTGGTACGGTAGCATTGGCATTGTGACACTTGGCCCAGATTTCTTCCATATCCACATGATGGTTGCAGTTCGCCTCCATCAAGGGGGAAAAACTGAAGGTCAAGTTGTGCTGATGACTAAAAAACGTAAAGGAATTTTTGGTTTCTCATGCAATCGAATTATGCTATGGCTGACTAAGATTGTAGCCAAGTACTTTCTCATGGGTGACATTAAGATTCTCCAAACAATTCAGTTTGATTTGAAAACTCCCATCAAAGCAGATCACTCAATTATGCAGTTTATTAACCATGTTGAAAAACAGCAATCCTTAATGTGGGGGACTTGGAAAGAAGCGCGATCGCATGATGTGGAGAGCAAGCTCAAGCGTGAGAGATGGCAAGATAAAATGAGTAATGACTAA
- a CDS encoding heavy metal-responsive transcriptional regulator yields MLTQDKKLLLIGQVTDLTGIPIRTIRYYESLGLINSLKRTEGGFRQFSLDVLTRLAFIKRAQNLGLSLEEIGNILQVYDQGQTPCGEIKEKLEEKVLQIDRQIDQLLTLRSEIKGLLSGWKNISNHNEETICPIIQNTPQRC; encoded by the coding sequence ATGTTAACTCAAGATAAAAAACTGCTTTTAATTGGTCAGGTAACAGATTTAACTGGAATACCCATTAGGACAATTCGTTATTACGAGAGTTTAGGCTTAATCAATTCATTAAAACGAACAGAGGGAGGCTTTCGCCAGTTTTCGTTGGATGTGCTAACTCGTCTGGCATTCATTAAAAGGGCACAAAATCTTGGTCTTAGCCTAGAAGAGATTGGAAATATTCTTCAAGTCTACGATCAAGGGCAGACTCCCTGCGGTGAAATCAAAGAAAAACTTGAAGAGAAGGTCTTGCAGATCGATCGCCAAATAGATCAGCTGTTAACTTTACGCTCTGAAATCAAGGGGTTACTTTCAGGCTGGAAGAATATCAGCAACCACAATGAGGAGACAATTTGTCCGATTATTCAAAATACTCCTCAGCGCTGTTAG
- a CDS encoding heavy metal translocating P-type ATPase, whose amino-acid sequence MDTLTLKLRGMSCAACANNIEKAIRSVSGVIECNVNFGAEQATIKYDRSLANLEKIQSAIASAGYSSDSLQEELLSQEDDAEKASRQALQRQLSLKVVVGGVISIFLLLGSFPMMTGLNLPLIPSFLQNPWVQLVLTTPVIFWCGGSFYRNGWKSLKRHTATMDTLIALGTSAAYLYSLFVTVFPKFLIAQGLIPHLYYEVAAFVITLILLGRLLENRARGQTSEAIRKLIGLQARDARVIRDGREIDVPIAEVRINDVILVRPGEKIPVDGEVIAGASTVDEAMVTGESLPVKKQPGDEVIGATINGAGAFQFRVTRVGNDTFLAQIVKLVQQAQGSKAPIQRLADQVTGWFVPAVIAVAIATFVIWFNFTGNLTLATMTTVGVLIIACPCALGLATPTSVMVGTGKGAENGILIKGADSLELAHKIQTIVLDKTGTLTQGKPTVTDFVTVNGTANGNELQLLQLAATVERNSEHPLAEAVVKYAQSQEVSLIDAKNFVANTGSGVQAVVANQLVQIGTQRWLTELGINTISLQQYKDAWEAAGKTVILIAVDGELQGIMGIADALKPSSAAVVKALQKLGLEVVMLTGDNRKTADAIALQVGIQRIFAEVRPDQKAAIIQSLQGEIKKFPKSKIQNPKSKIVAMVGDGINDAPALAQADVGIAIGTGTDVAIAASDITLISGDLQGIVTAIQLSRATINNIKQNLFFAFIYNVIGIPIAAGILFPIFGWLLNPIIAGAAMALSSLSVVSNALRLRNFQPKISS is encoded by the coding sequence ATGGATACTCTCACGCTCAAACTTCGAGGCATGAGTTGTGCCGCTTGTGCTAATAACATCGAAAAGGCGATTCGCTCTGTTTCTGGGGTAATTGAGTGCAACGTTAACTTTGGAGCAGAGCAAGCTACCATCAAATACGATCGCTCTTTAGCAAATTTAGAGAAAATCCAAAGTGCGATCGCATCTGCGGGATACTCTTCTGACTCACTCCAAGAAGAATTACTCTCCCAAGAAGATGATGCGGAAAAAGCGAGTAGGCAAGCATTACAACGCCAACTCTCCCTCAAGGTAGTAGTGGGAGGTGTAATCAGCATTTTCCTACTTTTGGGGTCGTTCCCCATGATGACTGGGCTGAACTTACCTTTAATTCCCAGCTTTCTGCAAAATCCTTGGGTGCAGTTAGTGCTGACAACACCCGTCATCTTTTGGTGTGGTGGATCTTTTTACCGCAATGGCTGGAAATCCCTCAAGCGCCATACGGCGACGATGGACACCCTGATTGCTTTGGGTACAAGTGCAGCATATCTATATTCTTTATTTGTCACTGTTTTCCCAAAATTTTTGATTGCTCAAGGCTTGATACCTCATCTTTATTATGAAGTTGCCGCCTTTGTGATTACCTTAATTTTGCTGGGGCGATTATTGGAAAATCGCGCTAGGGGACAAACTTCTGAAGCTATCCGCAAACTCATCGGACTGCAAGCTAGAGATGCCAGAGTCATCCGTGATGGTAGAGAAATTGATGTTCCCATTGCCGAAGTCAGAATCAACGATGTGATTTTGGTGCGTCCCGGTGAAAAGATTCCGGTAGATGGCGAGGTAATTGCAGGCGCTTCGACGGTAGATGAAGCGATGGTAACTGGTGAAAGTTTGCCAGTTAAAAAGCAGCCAGGAGATGAGGTAATTGGGGCGACAATTAACGGTGCAGGTGCATTTCAGTTTCGGGTGACACGAGTCGGAAATGATACATTTTTGGCTCAAATTGTCAAACTAGTGCAACAAGCGCAAGGTTCTAAAGCACCTATTCAGCGCTTGGCAGATCAGGTGACAGGATGGTTTGTACCAGCTGTGATTGCCGTTGCGATCGCCACTTTTGTCATTTGGTTTAATTTCACTGGCAATCTTACCCTCGCAACAATGACAACGGTCGGTGTACTGATTATCGCTTGTCCTTGTGCTTTGGGTTTAGCTACCCCCACTTCTGTAATGGTGGGGACAGGCAAAGGTGCAGAAAATGGCATTTTGATTAAGGGTGCGGACAGCTTAGAGCTAGCACACAAAATTCAAACCATCGTTTTAGATAAAACCGGCACTTTGACTCAAGGGAAACCGACAGTTACAGACTTTGTAACTGTCAACGGCACAGCTAATGGTAATGAACTCCAGCTTTTACAGTTGGCAGCAACGGTAGAACGCAATTCTGAGCATCCTTTAGCGGAAGCGGTTGTAAAATACGCCCAGTCTCAAGAAGTGAGTTTAATAGATGCAAAGAACTTCGTAGCTAATACAGGTAGTGGTGTCCAAGCAGTTGTTGCAAATCAGCTTGTGCAAATTGGTACACAACGCTGGTTAACAGAACTTGGAATTAACACCATAAGTCTCCAGCAGTATAAAGATGCCTGGGAAGCCGCAGGTAAAACAGTTATTTTGATTGCTGTAGATGGCGAACTACAAGGAATAATGGGTATTGCCGATGCCCTCAAACCTTCGTCAGCAGCAGTGGTGAAAGCCTTACAGAAGTTAGGTTTAGAAGTAGTAATGCTCACTGGAGATAATCGTAAAACTGCTGATGCGATCGCTCTACAAGTTGGCATTCAGCGAATCTTTGCTGAAGTGCGTCCAGATCAGAAAGCGGCAATTATCCAATCTTTACAAGGAGAGATAAAGAAATTTCCCAAATCCAAAATCCAAAATCCAAAATCTAAAATTGTCGCAATGGTAGGTGATGGCATCAATGATGCGCCAGCCTTAGCACAGGCTGATGTGGGAATTGCCATTGGGACGGGAACAGATGTGGCGATCGCAGCTAGCGATATCACCTTAATTTCTGGAGATTTGCAAGGAATTGTCACAGCAATTCAACTCAGCCGTGCCACCATCAACAATATCAAGCAAAATCTCTTCTTTGCCTTTATTTACAACGTCATTGGTATTCCCATTGCGGCAGGAATTCTGTTTCCCATTTTTGGTTGGTTACTCAATCCAATTATTGCCGGTGCTGCAATGGCTCTTTCTTCGCTCTCTGTTGTTAGCAACGCCCTGAGATTGCGTAACTTTCAACCAAAAATTAGCTCATAA
- a CDS encoding heavy-metal-associated domain-containing protein, translating to MTLQLTVPSMSCSVCASKITQALQAVDANASVQADPTTKLVNVETQASETAIKEALAAAGYPVA from the coding sequence ATGACTCTCCAACTCACAGTTCCCAGCATGTCTTGTTCTGTTTGTGCAAGCAAGATCACCCAAGCACTTCAGGCAGTCGATGCCAATGCTAGCGTTCAGGCTGATCCAACAACCAAGCTGGTTAATGTAGAAACTCAAGCATCAGAAACAGCAATTAAGGAAGCGTTGGCTGCTGCTGGTTATCCAGTTGCTTAA
- a CDS encoding O-methyltransferase, whose translation MLDNYKESANHRTFHINQTIENIYSTGTVLGQNGEVHKLHSAIDREEGEFLSKIIRNDPKIIKTLEVGCAYGLSSLHICLGIQERVGASHTIIDPFQYIHWDGVGIRNLDEAGIDFFDLIQVKSEFALPRLLEEKEGQFDLVFIDGWHTFDHTLIDAFYASRLLRVGGYLVVDDVSFPAVKRVIDFLKNYPCYEEYDSLDGEVSKSWKKIIARRLMSPINQRTWSQILLPSLYRRIFDDRVTRIVALQKTQEDTRNWKWHNDAF comes from the coding sequence TTGTTAGATAATTACAAAGAAAGTGCGAATCATAGAACATTCCACATAAATCAGACTATTGAAAATATTTACAGTACAGGCACAGTTTTAGGGCAAAACGGGGAAGTTCACAAACTACACTCTGCAATTGATCGCGAAGAGGGTGAGTTTTTATCAAAAATTATTCGTAATGATCCTAAAATTATAAAAACCCTGGAAGTTGGCTGTGCCTATGGGCTTTCATCCCTACACATTTGCTTAGGTATCCAAGAACGCGTTGGAGCTTCCCATACCATCATAGATCCATTCCAGTATATTCATTGGGATGGGGTTGGTATAAGGAATTTAGACGAGGCTGGAATTGACTTTTTCGATCTCATTCAAGTCAAGTCAGAATTTGCACTGCCACGCTTATTAGAAGAAAAGGAAGGTCAGTTCGACTTGGTTTTCATAGATGGTTGGCACACATTTGACCATACGCTCATAGATGCTTTCTATGCTTCCCGTCTACTCCGAGTTGGAGGATATCTTGTTGTTGACGATGTTTCTTTCCCAGCTGTGAAACGTGTAATTGATTTTTTGAAAAACTATCCCTGTTATGAGGAATATGATTCCTTGGATGGTGAGGTGTCGAAATCATGGAAAAAGATAATTGCAAGGAGGCTAATGTCTCCGATTAATCAAAGAACTTGGTCTCAGATTCTCTTACCAAGCCTCTATCGAAGAATATTTGACGATCGGGTAACGCGAATAGTGGCACTGCAAAAGACCCAAGAAGATACCCGCAATTGGAAATGGCACAATGATGCATTCTAG
- a CDS encoding RtcB family protein yields MQPKNLKRLLRALERQGLDVTYSDRTYSVRLVNSPDAPVAEVLLPEDFPVEAKALKQLANLASVRHPLGGCVCRACATPDFHPGDAGVAIGSVIETMGQVIPGAVGSDINCGMRLHVVDLTIDEFLAKRDQFVERMKGDYFFGTRDVTMTAQAMRSLFQYGVPGWLDAMLDQPTGSVVKSDLQQLAQESDRIFLGGSMDGDWKLAPEELVPDAGLVRDGGLATIGGGNHFVEVQRVDKVENRSLAHAWGVREGQLAFMIHSGSRNVGKYIGGMWRDKAKATWQKGLKYPDSQIFPLSTYSHPELVASYLQAEATAANYAFVNRLLLAELLRLRLREVYKDVEAPLVYDLPHNITLPEGEGWVTRKGACPAHIGQPVIIPGSMGAYSYLMVGRGNPAFCNSASHGAGRIRSRFDLSRKGASQSESELGLTGVDCITLREERRIEEAPAAYKPIQSVIDVQVEAEMVDVVARLSPVLTFKA; encoded by the coding sequence ATGCAGCCAAAAAATCTCAAACGTCTCCTGCGTGCTTTAGAGCGGCAAGGTTTAGATGTAACTTATAGCGATCGCACTTATTCAGTCCGTTTAGTTAATTCTCCTGATGCGCCTGTAGCAGAAGTGCTATTACCAGAAGACTTCCCCGTTGAAGCTAAGGCATTAAAGCAGTTAGCAAATTTAGCAAGCGTCCGCCACCCATTAGGTGGATGTGTTTGTCGTGCTTGTGCTACGCCTGACTTTCACCCAGGTGATGCTGGTGTTGCCATTGGTTCAGTCATCGAAACTATGGGTCAAGTCATCCCTGGTGCTGTCGGTTCTGACATCAATTGTGGGATGCGCCTGCATGTTGTTGATTTGACAATCGACGAATTCCTCGCAAAGCGCGACCAATTCGTAGAACGGATGAAGGGCGATTACTTCTTCGGTACGCGTGATGTGACGATGACTGCTCAAGCAATGCGATCGCTATTTCAATACGGTGTTCCTGGTTGGCTAGATGCCATGCTAGATCAGCCTACGGGGAGTGTAGTCAAGTCTGATTTGCAGCAACTTGCCCAAGAGAGCGATCGCATTTTCTTAGGTGGTTCAATGGATGGTGACTGGAAACTTGCGCCGGAAGAATTAGTTCCCGATGCTGGACTAGTACGCGATGGCGGACTGGCAACCATTGGCGGTGGTAATCATTTTGTCGAAGTGCAACGAGTTGATAAAGTCGAAAATCGCTCACTTGCCCACGCTTGGGGAGTGCGTGAGGGACAGCTAGCTTTTATGATTCACTCTGGTTCTCGAAATGTGGGTAAGTATATCGGCGGAATGTGGCGAGATAAAGCTAAGGCGACTTGGCAAAAAGGTCTCAAGTATCCTGATTCTCAAATTTTTCCTCTCTCTACTTATTCTCACCCGGAACTAGTTGCCAGTTACCTGCAAGCTGAGGCCACTGCTGCTAACTATGCTTTTGTCAATCGCCTGCTGTTAGCAGAATTGCTACGTCTGCGTTTGCGTGAAGTATACAAAGATGTGGAAGCACCTCTAGTTTATGATTTGCCCCATAACATCACCTTGCCAGAAGGTGAAGGATGGGTAACACGCAAAGGCGCTTGTCCCGCCCATATAGGACAACCAGTGATTATCCCTGGTTCAATGGGTGCTTATTCTTATCTGATGGTGGGTAGAGGCAATCCAGCATTTTGTAATTCCGCGTCACATGGGGCGGGAAGAATTCGTTCTCGCTTCGATCTCAGTCGCAAAGGTGCATCTCAAAGTGAGTCGGAACTGGGATTAACTGGCGTAGACTGCATTACCCTGCGTGAAGAACGCCGAATTGAGGAAGCACCTGCTGCCTACAAACCGATTCAGTCTGTGATTGATGTGCAAGTTGAGGCAGAAATGGTAGATGTTGTAGCACGATTAAGTCCAGTGCTGACGTTTAAGGCCTAG